In the Pseudonocardia cypriaca genome, one interval contains:
- a CDS encoding penicillin-binding protein 2: MLSARRLRIGRVLLVIVLAIATLKLVVVQTVEAGELRAASQRQSTTNIRLPAERGAILDRTGEPLAFSVDARALVTNPRMITQTRGPDAPRYAAEMAAAIARATGQDQNELVELLTSDRGYVVLAKLVTPDVARTLRDRFPEIAEERREDRQYPGGTLAANVIGTATWNTDERKLTGRVGLESSQDNLLAGFEGLRVVDTAENSNAVIPGSTRFERAAVQGSDLQLTLDSDLQYTVQQALADHVLRTGAKPTSSAVVLDAHTSEVLAMANGQTFDPRDLSTAAPGQLGNTAVQDTFEPGSVNKVITMAAAIEDGIATPNDVLTVPGSIRVADRTIRDAWDHGTEQFTLTGVLAKSSNVGTIMTAQKVGEERFADMLARFGLGQRTGVGLPGEEPGQVPPRESWSGSTFGNLPIGQGLTVTTLQMAGILQTVANDGVRVPPRIVASTTGPDGVQVTPPAPEPVRVISPQTAAALRTMLTAVTQDAHGQRGTGYQAAVPGYVVAGKTGTAQQVDPACGCYSRQLHWITFAGMLPAENPRYVIAMMLDAPRAGSSAAPLFHDIATYLAQRERLPVTDQQPPVQTLQLP, translated from the coding sequence GTGCTGAGCGCTCGCCGGCTCCGGATCGGCCGCGTGCTGCTCGTCATCGTGCTGGCGATCGCGACGCTCAAGCTCGTGGTCGTGCAGACGGTGGAGGCCGGTGAGCTGCGCGCTGCCTCGCAGCGCCAGTCGACCACCAACATCCGGCTGCCCGCCGAGCGTGGCGCGATCCTGGACCGCACCGGTGAGCCGCTCGCGTTCAGCGTGGACGCCCGCGCGCTCGTCACGAACCCGCGGATGATCACCCAGACCCGCGGTCCCGACGCGCCCCGCTACGCGGCGGAGATGGCCGCCGCGATCGCCAGGGCCACCGGGCAGGACCAGAACGAGCTCGTCGAGCTGCTCACGAGCGACCGCGGCTACGTCGTGCTCGCCAAGCTCGTCACCCCCGACGTCGCACGCACCCTGCGGGACCGGTTCCCCGAGATCGCGGAGGAACGGCGGGAGGATCGGCAGTACCCGGGCGGCACCCTCGCCGCGAACGTGATCGGCACCGCCACCTGGAACACCGACGAGCGCAAGCTCACCGGCCGCGTCGGGCTGGAGAGCTCGCAGGACAACCTGCTCGCCGGTTTCGAGGGGCTGCGGGTCGTGGACACCGCGGAGAACTCCAACGCCGTGATCCCGGGGAGCACCCGGTTCGAGCGGGCGGCCGTGCAGGGCTCTGACCTGCAGCTCACCCTCGACTCCGACCTGCAGTACACCGTGCAGCAGGCGCTCGCGGACCACGTGCTGCGCACCGGGGCGAAGCCGACCTCGTCGGCGGTGGTCCTGGACGCGCACACGTCCGAGGTGCTGGCCATGGCGAACGGCCAGACCTTCGACCCGCGCGACCTGTCCACCGCGGCGCCCGGGCAGCTGGGCAACACCGCCGTGCAGGACACGTTCGAGCCCGGGTCGGTCAACAAGGTCATCACGATGGCCGCGGCCATCGAGGACGGCATCGCCACGCCCAACGACGTCCTCACGGTGCCGGGCAGCATCCGGGTGGCCGACCGCACGATCCGGGACGCGTGGGACCACGGCACCGAGCAGTTCACGCTGACCGGGGTGCTGGCGAAGTCGTCGAACGTCGGCACCATCATGACGGCGCAGAAGGTGGGGGAGGAGCGGTTCGCCGACATGCTCGCCCGCTTCGGCCTCGGCCAGCGGACCGGTGTCGGCCTGCCCGGCGAGGAGCCGGGCCAGGTGCCGCCGCGCGAGTCGTGGTCCGGTTCGACGTTCGGGAACCTGCCGATCGGGCAGGGACTGACGGTCACGACGCTGCAGATGGCCGGGATCCTCCAGACCGTCGCGAACGACGGGGTGCGCGTGCCACCGCGGATCGTCGCGAGCACCACGGGCCCGGACGGCGTGCAGGTCACCCCGCCGGCACCCGAGCCCGTGCGGGTGATCTCGCCCCAGACCGCCGCGGCACTGCGGACGATGCTCACCGCGGTCACCCAGGACGCCCACGGCCAGCGCGGTACGGGCTACCAGGCCGCCGTGCCCGGGTACGTGGTGGCCGGGAAGACCGGGACGGCGCAGCAGGTGGACCCCGCCTGCGGCTGCTACTCCCGGCAGCTGCACTGGATCACCTTCGCGGGGATGCTGCCCGCCGAGAACCCGCGCTACGTCATCGCGATGATGCTCGACGCCCCGCGCGCCGGTTCGAGCGCGGCGCCACTGTTCCACGACATCGCCACCTACCTCGCCCAGCGCGAGCGCCTGCCCGTGACCGACCAGCAGCCGCCGGTCCAGACCCTGCAGCTGCCGTAG
- a CDS encoding UDP-N-acetylmuramoyl-L-alanyl-D-glutamate--2,6-diaminopimelate ligase has translation MRPVTLGALGAAIGVPAAGAATVTGVTLRASDARPGDLFAALPGSRAHGADYAEVALAGGAVAVLTDPDGARRPAMAGVPLLVHPRPREVLGAVSALVHGDPTARLRVLGVTGTSGKTTTAHLLEAGLAAAGRTAGLVGTVGTRIDGRRLPTALTTPEAPDLQALFAVMAEDGVTDVAMEVSSHALALGRVAGTRFAVAAFTNLSQDHLDFHRDMEDYFEAKAALFDGRAEHAVVCVDDEWGRRLAARTPDAVTVSTTGPAAWRALDARTGPDGTQSFTALAPDGARLPVRLQLPGAFNVANAAVALACLDAAGVPAAVAAEGFTRVTVPGRMQRVEEGQPFLAIVDYAHKPGAVAALLDALRPQVAGRLIVVLGCGGDRDRGKRPRMGAAAAARAELLIVTDDNPRSEDPAEIRAQMLAGAKAEPHAGDLMEIGDRRAAIAAAVAYAKPGDAVVIAGKGHETGQEVDGVKHPFDDAAELAVALSAALKGTR, from the coding sequence GTGCGACCGGTGACGCTCGGCGCGCTCGGTGCCGCCATCGGGGTACCGGCCGCGGGCGCGGCGACCGTCACCGGTGTCACGCTCCGGGCGTCCGACGCCCGCCCGGGCGACCTGTTCGCCGCCCTCCCCGGCTCCCGAGCGCACGGGGCCGACTACGCCGAGGTCGCGCTCGCCGGAGGCGCCGTGGCCGTGCTGACCGACCCGGACGGCGCCCGCCGGCCGGCCATGGCAGGCGTCCCGCTGCTGGTGCACCCCCGCCCGCGCGAGGTGCTCGGCGCGGTGTCCGCGCTCGTCCACGGCGACCCCACCGCGCGCCTGCGCGTGCTCGGCGTCACCGGCACCAGCGGCAAGACCACCACGGCTCACCTGCTGGAGGCCGGGCTCGCCGCCGCGGGCCGAACGGCCGGGCTCGTCGGCACCGTCGGCACGCGGATCGACGGGCGCCGCCTGCCCACCGCGCTCACCACCCCGGAGGCACCGGACCTGCAGGCGCTGTTCGCCGTGATGGCCGAGGACGGCGTCACCGACGTGGCGATGGAGGTGTCCAGCCACGCGCTCGCACTGGGCCGCGTCGCGGGCACCCGGTTCGCCGTCGCGGCCTTCACCAACCTGTCGCAGGACCACCTGGACTTCCACCGCGACATGGAGGACTACTTCGAGGCCAAGGCCGCGCTCTTCGACGGGCGGGCCGAGCACGCGGTCGTGTGCGTCGACGACGAGTGGGGGCGGCGGCTGGCCGCCCGTACGCCGGACGCGGTGACCGTCTCCACAACGGGTCCCGCGGCGTGGCGGGCGCTCGACGCCCGCACCGGGCCCGACGGCACGCAGTCGTTCACCGCGCTCGCCCCCGACGGCGCCCGGCTGCCCGTGCGGCTGCAGCTGCCCGGGGCGTTCAACGTCGCCAACGCGGCGGTGGCGCTGGCGTGCCTCGACGCCGCGGGGGTGCCCGCCGCGGTGGCCGCAGAGGGCTTCACCCGCGTGACGGTGCCCGGGCGGATGCAGCGGGTCGAGGAGGGACAGCCGTTCCTCGCGATCGTCGACTACGCCCACAAGCCGGGCGCCGTCGCCGCGCTGCTCGACGCGCTGCGCCCGCAGGTGGCGGGCCGGCTGATCGTCGTGCTCGGCTGCGGCGGTGACCGCGACCGCGGCAAGCGGCCCCGGATGGGCGCGGCCGCCGCCGCGCGCGCCGAGCTGCTGATCGTCACCGACGACAACCCACGCAGCGAGGACCCGGCCGAGATCCGCGCGCAGATGCTCGCGGGCGCGAAGGCCGAGCCGCATGCCGGCGACCTGATGGAGATCGGGGACCGGCGCGCGGCGATCGCCGCCGCCGTCGCCTACGCGAAGCCGGGGGACGCCGTCGTCATCGCCGGGAAGGGGCACGAGACGGGCCAGGAGGTCGACGGCGTGAAACACCCCTTCGACGACGCCGCCGAGCTGGCGGTGGCGCTGAGCGCAGCACTCAAGGGAACGCGGTAG
- a CDS encoding UDP-N-acetylmuramoyl-tripeptide--D-alanyl-D-alanine ligase: MIEMRLADVAAVTGGRLHRASGDERVTAVEFDSRAIRPGGLFVALPGERVDGHAYAAGAVAAGAAGVLAGREVDAPAVIAPPVARQSGTYLDESDHDGAGAAVLSALAALAGHVVRALPAAVVGVTGSSGKTSTKDLLAAVLAPLGPTVAPPGSFNNELGLPWTALRAHAATRHLVLEFSARGVGHIARLAAAVPPRIGVVLNVGRAHVGEFGSVEAIARAKGELVEALPADGIAVLNADDPLVAGMAGRTAARVVTFGRGSNDSGAKVRAEDVRLDGGQPRFTLVAPAGSAPVALRLVGEHHVGNALAAAAVALELGGTPDGVAAALSAAEPASKWRMEVTDRADGLTVVNDAYNSNPESMRAALTALAALGDGTRRTWAVLGTMAEQGDATAAAHAEIAALARSLGIDRLVAVGTADYPGARRTADVAEAVELLRAEAGPGDVVLVKASRAAGLERVADGLLRAPGPVPR; the protein is encoded by the coding sequence ATGATCGAGATGCGGCTGGCCGACGTCGCCGCCGTCACCGGTGGACGCCTCCACCGGGCTTCAGGGGACGAGCGGGTGACCGCCGTCGAGTTCGACTCGCGCGCGATCCGGCCGGGCGGCCTGTTCGTCGCCCTTCCGGGTGAGCGGGTGGACGGGCACGCGTACGCCGCGGGCGCGGTGGCCGCCGGGGCCGCGGGGGTGCTCGCCGGCCGCGAGGTCGACGCGCCCGCCGTGATCGCGCCGCCGGTCGCCCGGCAGAGCGGTACCTACCTCGACGAGAGCGACCACGACGGCGCGGGCGCCGCCGTGTTGTCCGCGCTGGCGGCGCTCGCCGGACACGTGGTGCGGGCGTTGCCCGCCGCGGTCGTCGGCGTCACCGGCAGCTCCGGCAAGACCTCCACGAAGGACCTGCTGGCCGCGGTGCTCGCCCCGCTCGGGCCCACCGTCGCGCCGCCCGGGTCGTTCAACAACGAGCTGGGCCTGCCCTGGACGGCGTTGCGCGCCCACGCCGCCACCCGCCACCTCGTGCTCGAGTTCTCCGCACGCGGGGTCGGCCACATCGCGCGGCTCGCCGCCGCGGTCCCGCCCCGGATCGGGGTGGTGCTCAACGTGGGGCGCGCGCACGTCGGGGAGTTCGGCTCGGTGGAGGCGATCGCGCGGGCCAAGGGTGAGCTGGTGGAGGCGCTGCCCGCGGACGGGATCGCGGTGCTGAACGCAGACGACCCCCTCGTCGCGGGGATGGCGGGACGCACGGCGGCCCGGGTCGTGACGTTCGGGCGCGGCTCGAACGACAGCGGGGCGAAGGTGCGCGCCGAGGACGTGCGGCTCGACGGCGGCCAACCCCGCTTCACGCTCGTGGCGCCCGCCGGGAGCGCGCCGGTGGCGCTGCGGCTCGTGGGCGAGCACCACGTGGGCAACGCGCTCGCCGCAGCGGCCGTCGCCCTGGAGCTCGGCGGCACCCCGGACGGGGTCGCAGCCGCCCTGAGCGCCGCGGAGCCCGCCTCGAAGTGGCGGATGGAGGTCACCGACCGCGCGGACGGTCTCACGGTCGTCAACGACGCCTATAACTCCAACCCCGAGTCGATGCGCGCCGCGCTGACCGCACTCGCCGCGCTCGGCGACGGCACCCGGCGGACGTGGGCCGTGCTCGGCACGATGGCCGAGCAGGGCGACGCAACGGCCGCCGCCCACGCCGAGATCGCCGCGCTCGCCCGCAGCCTCGGCATCGACCGGCTCGTGGCGGTCGGCACCGCCGACTACCCGGGAGCCCGGCGAACGGCGGACGTGGCAGAGGCCGTGGAGCTGCTGCGGGCCGAGGCAGGACCCGGCGACGTCGTGCTGGTGAAGGCCTCGCGGGCGGCCGGGCTGGAACGGGTGGCCGACGGGCTGCTGCGGGCTCCGGGACCGGTGCCCCGGTGA
- the mraY gene encoding phospho-N-acetylmuramoyl-pentapeptide-transferase, which produces MRGVFIAAGVALAVSILLTPYLIRFFARQGFGQEIRAEGPQSHQAKRGTPTMGGVAILLAIWLGYIASHLLTGEPITASALLVLFLTTALGIVGFLDDFIKLRRARNLGLNKTSKTVGQVLTATIFGILALRFANADGLAPASDSLSFVRDITVLSFGAIGFVLLANLIIAGWSNAVNFTDGLDGLAAGTGAIVLATYTIIGFWQFRNNCAIASAAGCYQVRDPLDVALVAAAAMGGCIGFLWWNAAPARIFMGDTGSLAIGGLIAGLSIVTRTELLLVVIGGVFVVEVLSVAVQIAVFRTTRRRVFRMAPFHHHFELAGWAETTVIIRFWLLAAMCAALGLGLFYQEWLTAAGGG; this is translated from the coding sequence GTGAGAGGTGTCTTCATCGCCGCGGGTGTCGCGCTCGCGGTCTCGATCCTGCTGACCCCCTACCTCATCCGGTTCTTCGCCCGGCAGGGGTTCGGGCAGGAGATCCGGGCCGAGGGCCCGCAGAGCCACCAGGCCAAGCGGGGCACGCCCACCATGGGCGGGGTCGCGATCCTGCTCGCGATCTGGCTCGGCTACATCGCGTCGCACCTGCTGACCGGCGAGCCGATCACGGCGTCGGCCCTGCTGGTGCTGTTCCTCACCACGGCGCTGGGGATCGTCGGCTTCCTCGACGACTTCATCAAGCTGCGCCGGGCCCGCAACCTGGGCCTCAACAAGACCTCGAAGACCGTGGGCCAGGTGCTCACGGCCACGATCTTCGGCATCCTCGCGCTGCGGTTCGCCAACGCCGACGGGCTCGCGCCCGCCTCGGACAGCCTCTCGTTCGTCCGCGACATCACGGTGCTGTCGTTCGGCGCCATCGGCTTCGTGCTGCTCGCCAACCTGATCATCGCCGGCTGGTCGAACGCGGTGAACTTCACCGACGGGCTCGACGGGCTGGCCGCGGGCACCGGCGCGATCGTGCTGGCGACCTACACGATCATCGGGTTCTGGCAGTTCCGCAACAACTGCGCGATCGCCAGCGCCGCCGGCTGCTACCAGGTCCGGGACCCGCTCGACGTCGCGCTCGTCGCGGCCGCCGCGATGGGCGGCTGCATCGGCTTCCTCTGGTGGAACGCCGCGCCCGCCCGGATCTTCATGGGCGACACCGGCTCGCTGGCCATCGGTGGGCTGATCGCGGGGCTCTCGATCGTCACGCGCACCGAGCTGCTGCTCGTGGTGATCGGCGGCGTGTTCGTGGTCGAGGTGCTGTCGGTCGCCGTGCAGATCGCGGTGTTCCGCACCACCCGCCGCCGGGTGTTCCGGATGGCGCCCTTCCACCACCACTTCGAGCTCGCGGGGTGGGCCGAGACCACGGTGATCATCCGGTTCTGGCTGCTAGCGGCCATGTGCGCCGCGCTGGGGCTGGGCCTCTTCTACCAGGAGTGGCTCACGGCCGCGGGCGGCGGCTGA
- the murD gene encoding UDP-N-acetylmuramoyl-L-alanine--D-glutamate ligase, translated as MRPDDLSGAPVLVAGAGVSGLAAAAALVEIGARVTVTDARPAALADLPPGAEAGDDPDGVPAGTALVVTSPGRRPDHPLVAAAAAAGAPLVGEPELAWWIGQALERPPAWLVVTGTNGKTTTTGMLAAILRAAGRDAVACGNIGYPVVEAVRAGHEVLAVELSSFQLHWSPSIRPLAGCVLNVADDHLDWHGSFAAYAAAKARALRADVAVAGVDDPTAAALLAESPAPRRVGVTLGEPASDQLGIVDGMLVDRAFDGGPLVEAATVHPAGAPGIADALAAAALARAACVGPDAVRAGLDDFRPGPHRGGVVATVDGVRYVDDSKATNPHAAAASLAAQAPAPVVWIVGGLLKGASVDDLVARHARGLRGAVVIGSDRAEIVAALARHAPDLPVAEVVPGDDAPVSDSTPTTDVMTTAVRRAAALARPGDVVLLAPAAASMDQFADYAERGERFVAAATGLGGAGSEAS; from the coding sequence ATGAGGCCCGACGACCTGTCCGGCGCTCCGGTGCTCGTGGCCGGGGCCGGTGTCTCGGGGCTCGCGGCCGCTGCGGCGCTGGTGGAGATCGGGGCGCGGGTCACCGTCACCGACGCCCGGCCCGCTGCGCTCGCCGACCTCCCGCCGGGTGCGGAGGCGGGTGACGACCCGGACGGTGTGCCCGCGGGCACCGCGCTCGTCGTCACCTCGCCGGGGCGGCGCCCGGACCACCCGCTCGTCGCCGCGGCCGCGGCGGCGGGCGCGCCGCTGGTGGGGGAGCCCGAGCTGGCCTGGTGGATCGGCCAGGCGCTGGAGCGCCCTCCGGCGTGGCTCGTCGTCACCGGCACCAACGGCAAGACCACGACCACCGGCATGCTGGCGGCGATCCTGCGCGCCGCCGGCCGCGACGCCGTGGCCTGCGGCAACATCGGCTACCCCGTCGTAGAGGCGGTGCGGGCGGGCCACGAGGTGCTCGCCGTGGAGCTCTCCAGCTTCCAGCTGCACTGGTCGCCGTCGATCCGGCCGCTCGCCGGGTGCGTGCTCAACGTGGCCGACGACCACCTCGACTGGCACGGCTCGTTCGCCGCGTACGCCGCCGCGAAGGCGCGTGCGCTGCGGGCGGACGTCGCCGTCGCCGGGGTCGACGACCCCACGGCCGCCGCGCTGCTCGCCGAGTCCCCTGCACCGCGGCGGGTCGGCGTCACCCTCGGCGAACCGGCCTCCGACCAGCTCGGGATCGTGGACGGGATGCTCGTCGACCGCGCCTTCGACGGCGGCCCGCTCGTGGAGGCGGCCACCGTGCACCCCGCCGGAGCGCCCGGCATCGCCGACGCGCTCGCCGCCGCGGCCCTCGCCAGGGCCGCCTGCGTCGGCCCGGACGCCGTCCGGGCCGGACTGGACGACTTCCGGCCGGGCCCGCACCGCGGCGGGGTGGTGGCCACGGTCGACGGCGTCCGCTACGTCGACGACTCGAAAGCCACCAACCCGCACGCCGCCGCCGCGTCGCTCGCCGCACAGGCCCCCGCCCCCGTCGTGTGGATCGTCGGCGGGCTGCTCAAGGGCGCCTCCGTTGACGACCTCGTCGCGCGGCACGCCCGCGGGCTCCGCGGCGCAGTCGTGATCGGCAGCGACCGCGCCGAGATCGTCGCCGCCCTCGCGCGACACGCGCCCGACCTCCCCGTCGCCGAGGTCGTGCCGGGTGACGATGCCCCCGTGTCCGATTCCACGCCGACGACCGACGTCATGACGACCGCCGTGCGGCGCGCCGCCGCCCTCGCCCGCCCCGGCGACGTCGTCCTGCTCGCCCCGGCCGCGGCCTCGATGGACCAGTTCGCCGACTACGCGGAACGCGGCGAGCGGTTCGTGGCGGCGGCCACCGGGTTGGGCGGCGCCGGGTCGGAGGCGTCGTGA
- the ftsW gene encoding putative lipid II flippase FtsW encodes MTVPWPRAGERIPGLERNRSVRTASRAATSRGATPRGAGRGASSRGTKGAVARRITARPHGLRLAVGRTAAALGQWLRRPLTSLHLVLGVFGLLTLFGLVMVLSASSVEALTADGSSYSVFTRQLMFCVPGLLMFFLGLRISPRRLRSLAPAALVVGALALVAVLFVGDTRNGSRAWFAIGAFSVQPSEAVKVALTLWGAHVLVARRAVMHRWKYALSPVVPVTVVLLTLLVLQPDLGMTISLGIVLVALLYFGGAPMRLILALSGGATAGAIVLALSAEYRMSRITAFLSPASADPQQAGFQARQALYSLADGGLFGQGLGQGRAKWSYLPNAHNDFIFAIVAEELGFIGAFAVLALFATLAYTGFRIAARSVDPWLRLVVATSTTWLVAQAAINIGYVVGLLPVTGLQLPLISSGGTSLVVTMFVFGVLANAARHEPEAIAALKQHGQGHLPRLLRLPLPEPYRAPVQRGRVR; translated from the coding sequence GTGACCGTGCCGTGGCCGCGGGCGGGGGAGCGGATCCCGGGCCTGGAGCGGAACCGTTCCGTGCGCACGGCGTCGCGGGCCGCGACCTCGAGGGGCGCGACACCGAGGGGCGCGGGGAGGGGTGCGTCGTCGAGGGGCACCAAGGGCGCGGTCGCGAGGAGGATCACGGCGCGCCCGCACGGGCTGCGCCTCGCGGTCGGCCGCACGGCCGCTGCCCTCGGCCAGTGGCTGCGCCGCCCGCTCACCTCGCTGCACCTCGTGCTGGGCGTGTTCGGCCTGCTCACGCTGTTCGGGCTGGTCATGGTGCTGTCCGCATCCTCGGTGGAGGCGCTCACCGCGGACGGCTCCTCGTACTCGGTGTTCACCCGGCAGCTGATGTTCTGCGTGCCCGGCCTGCTGATGTTCTTCCTCGGGCTGCGGATCTCCCCGCGCAGGCTGCGGTCGCTCGCGCCCGCGGCGCTCGTCGTCGGCGCGCTGGCGCTCGTGGCGGTGCTGTTCGTCGGGGACACCCGCAACGGGTCGCGGGCGTGGTTCGCGATCGGGGCGTTCTCGGTGCAGCCGTCCGAGGCGGTGAAGGTGGCGCTCACGCTGTGGGGCGCCCACGTGCTCGTGGCGCGCCGGGCCGTCATGCACCGCTGGAAGTACGCGCTGTCGCCGGTGGTGCCGGTCACGGTCGTGCTGCTGACGCTGCTGGTGCTGCAGCCCGACCTGGGCATGACGATCTCGCTCGGCATCGTGCTCGTGGCGCTGCTGTACTTCGGCGGCGCGCCGATGCGGCTGATCCTCGCCCTGTCCGGCGGCGCTACCGCCGGGGCCATCGTGCTCGCGCTCAGCGCCGAGTACCGGATGAGTCGCATCACGGCGTTCCTCTCCCCGGCGAGCGCCGACCCGCAGCAGGCCGGGTTCCAGGCCCGGCAGGCGCTCTACTCGCTCGCCGACGGGGGCCTCTTCGGGCAGGGCCTCGGGCAGGGCCGCGCCAAGTGGAGCTACCTGCCCAACGCCCACAACGACTTCATCTTCGCGATCGTGGCCGAGGAGCTGGGCTTCATCGGCGCGTTCGCGGTGCTGGCGCTCTTCGCGACGCTCGCCTACACCGGCTTCCGGATCGCCGCGCGCAGCGTCGACCCGTGGCTGCGGCTGGTCGTCGCGACGTCGACAACCTGGCTCGTGGCGCAGGCCGCCATCAACATCGGGTACGTCGTGGGGCTGCTGCCGGTGACCGGGCTGCAGCTCCCGCTGATCTCCTCGGGAGGCACGTCCCTCGTGGTCACCATGTTCGTCTTCGGGGTGCTCGCCAACGCGGCGCGGCACGAGCCCGAAGCCATCGCGGCGTTGAAGCAGCACGGCCAGGGCCACCTCCCCCGGCTGCTGCGGCTGCCGCTGCCCGAGCCGTACCGGGCCCCCGTGCAGCGAGGGCGGGTGCGATGA
- the murG gene encoding undecaprenyldiphospho-muramoylpentapeptide beta-N-acetylglucosaminyltransferase, with product MTRPSTGGPSIVIAGGGSGGHIEPALAFADAVRALRPDARITALGTEKGLDTTLIPARGYPLELIPPVPLPRKPSADLLRLPGKVRSAVGRVREVLAGVDAQAVVGFGGYVALPAYLGARGRVPIVVHEANARAGLANKVGARFADIVAVAVPGSGLPGERVVGMPLRRSITALNRESLRPQARKFFGLPPHGPVLLVFGGSLGARTLNTAVAAALPELLRAGIAVLHAHGKGGEPAPPARGYLGLPYIERMDLAYAAADAVLCRAGATTVAEVSAVGLPAVYVPLPHGNGEQSLNARPVVAAGGGVLVDDADLTGERVVAELAPLLRDPLRLAEAGAAARSSGHADAADTLARMVLELVGATPEPATQVLPPWRDR from the coding sequence ATGACCCGGCCGTCCACCGGCGGGCCGTCGATCGTCATCGCGGGTGGCGGGAGCGGCGGGCACATCGAGCCCGCGCTCGCCTTCGCCGATGCCGTGCGCGCGCTGCGGCCGGATGCCCGGATCACCGCACTCGGCACCGAGAAGGGCCTGGACACCACGCTCATCCCGGCTCGCGGCTACCCCCTCGAGCTGATCCCGCCGGTGCCGCTGCCGCGCAAGCCGAGCGCCGACCTGCTGCGGCTCCCGGGCAAGGTCCGCAGCGCCGTCGGGCGCGTGCGCGAGGTGCTCGCCGGGGTCGACGCCCAGGCCGTGGTCGGGTTCGGTGGTTACGTCGCGCTCCCCGCGTACCTGGGCGCCCGCGGGCGGGTCCCGATCGTCGTGCACGAGGCGAACGCCCGCGCGGGCCTCGCCAACAAGGTCGGCGCCCGCTTCGCCGACATCGTCGCGGTGGCGGTGCCGGGCAGCGGGCTGCCCGGCGAGCGGGTGGTCGGGATGCCGCTGCGGCGGTCCATCACCGCGCTGAACCGCGAGAGCCTGCGCCCGCAGGCCCGCAAGTTCTTCGGCCTGCCGCCGCACGGGCCGGTGCTGCTCGTGTTCGGTGGCTCGCTCGGCGCCCGCACGCTCAACACCGCGGTGGCTGCGGCGCTGCCCGAGCTGCTGCGGGCCGGGATCGCGGTGCTGCACGCGCACGGCAAGGGCGGGGAGCCCGCGCCGCCCGCGCGGGGGTACCTCGGCTTGCCGTACATCGAGCGGATGGACCTCGCCTACGCCGCAGCCGACGCCGTGCTGTGCCGCGCAGGCGCCACGACCGTCGCGGAGGTGTCGGCCGTGGGCCTGCCCGCCGTCTACGTGCCGCTGCCGCACGGCAACGGCGAGCAGTCGCTCAACGCCCGCCCGGTGGTGGCCGCGGGAGGTGGGGTGCTGGTCGACGACGCCGACCTCACCGGCGAGCGGGTGGTAGCCGAGCTCGCGCCGCTGCTTCGCGACCCGCTCAGGCTGGCCGAGGCCGGGGCCGCCGCGCGCTCGTCGGGGCACGCGGACGCCGCCGATACGCTCGCCCGCATGGTCCTCGAGCTGGTCGGTGCGACGCCGGAGCCTGCCACGCAGGTGCTGCCGCCGTGGAGGGATCGATGA